In Rhodoligotrophos defluvii, a genomic segment contains:
- a CDS encoding mandelate racemase/muconate lactonizing enzyme family protein, whose product MKDLTIDRADVYTVGPDTERYTWAHDMSEQFMPNAILRLRTRGGLEGVAGAVMITSHQFDLSVAETLKYLLPEVIGRSPLEREALWHQLKTLNTPQVPQALSLIDIALWDLAAKHAGLPLYQFLGGARHKVRSYASTPLLESREHYVEFVGTLKEEGFRAVKYHCWCDPERDIPMVAAVHEAYGGQMDFMLDVEQRYTRAQAFRAVRQLAPYDLTWFEAPLPDVDLDGYRQLREKSTIPIIPAGNSILDLSVMAEAIKLGCWSALRVDATIAGGITPTRKIMSLAEANGMTCELQCWGYTLTQAANLHLMLAYRNCDFFEQPTPYPAFEYGALDVIRTDKEGFVHAPAGPGLGIGIDWPAIEKATLMTYAVGSR is encoded by the coding sequence ATGAAGGACCTGACGATCGATCGGGCCGATGTCTACACGGTGGGACCCGACACCGAGCGCTACACCTGGGCTCACGACATGTCGGAACAGTTCATGCCCAACGCGATTCTGCGGCTGAGGACGCGTGGCGGCCTGGAGGGTGTGGCGGGCGCGGTCATGATCACCTCGCACCAGTTCGACCTCTCCGTGGCGGAGACCTTGAAGTACCTGCTCCCGGAGGTGATCGGTCGCTCGCCCCTTGAGCGGGAGGCACTGTGGCATCAGCTCAAGACCCTTAACACGCCCCAGGTGCCGCAGGCGCTCTCGCTGATCGATATCGCGCTTTGGGACCTCGCGGCGAAGCACGCCGGGCTGCCGCTCTATCAGTTTCTGGGCGGGGCGCGGCACAAGGTCCGGTCCTATGCCAGCACACCCTTGCTGGAGAGCCGGGAGCACTATGTGGAGTTCGTCGGGACGCTCAAGGAGGAGGGATTCCGGGCGGTCAAATATCACTGCTGGTGCGATCCGGAGCGTGACATTCCCATGGTTGCCGCCGTGCACGAGGCCTATGGCGGGCAGATGGACTTCATGCTCGATGTGGAGCAACGCTACACGCGCGCCCAGGCCTTCCGCGCCGTTCGCCAGCTCGCACCCTATGATCTCACCTGGTTCGAGGCGCCCTTGCCGGATGTGGATCTCGACGGCTATCGCCAGTTGCGCGAGAAAAGCACGATCCCGATCATACCGGCCGGCAACAGCATTCTGGATCTGAGCGTGATGGCTGAAGCGATCAAGCTGGGCTGCTGGAGCGCGCTGCGGGTGGATGCAACCATTGCCGGCGGCATCACGCCCACCCGCAAGATCATGAGCCTGGCGGAAGCCAATGGCATGACCTGCGAGCTGCAGTGCTGGGGCTATACCCTCACCCAGGCGGCCAATCTGCATCTGATGCTGGCCTACCGGAACTGTGATTTCTTCGAGCAGCCCACCCCTTACCCCGCCTTCGAATACGGCGCGCTCGACGTCATCCGCACCGACAAGGAGGGCTTCGTCCACGCGCCGGCAGGTCCAGGCCTCGGCATCGGCATCGACTGGCCGGCGATCGAGAAGGCGACCCTGATGACCTATGCGGTGGGGTCGCGCTGA
- a CDS encoding amino acid ABC transporter ATP-binding protein, whose amino-acid sequence MTDGTCPSSPSLRLNADRPPILRFEHLHKSYGTVEVLRDISFQVHLGEVVCLIGPSGSGKSTLLRCANGLETVNAGTILFEGQPVDARSAAVRHVRRHMGMVFQNFELFPHLTVLRNVSVGPVTVLRISREEAEARALSLLTKVGLGEHAHKHPAELSGGQQQRVAIARALAMEPKLMLFDEPTSALDPETIGEVLSVMKRLADEGMTMVVVTHEMDFAKRVADWVVVFDRGGIVEQGPPKQIFEAAQVPRTREFLSHLGWHGESLDQAIPLTAADETTK is encoded by the coding sequence ATGACCGACGGCACCTGCCCATCATCACCTTCCCTGCGCCTGAACGCCGACCGGCCGCCGATCCTGCGCTTCGAGCACCTGCACAAGTCGTATGGGACCGTCGAAGTGCTGCGCGACATCAGCTTCCAGGTTCATCTCGGCGAGGTCGTGTGCCTCATCGGCCCATCGGGCTCGGGGAAGTCCACACTCCTGCGCTGCGCCAACGGGCTCGAGACGGTGAACGCCGGCACCATACTGTTCGAAGGGCAGCCGGTTGACGCGCGAAGCGCCGCCGTCCGCCACGTGCGCCGGCACATGGGTATGGTCTTCCAGAATTTCGAGCTATTTCCTCATCTGACAGTGCTCCGCAATGTCTCCGTGGGCCCGGTCACCGTGCTTCGCATCAGCCGGGAAGAGGCCGAAGCCCGGGCCCTGTCGCTTCTCACCAAGGTGGGGCTCGGTGAGCATGCTCATAAGCATCCGGCTGAGTTGTCGGGCGGTCAGCAGCAGCGGGTGGCGATTGCCCGCGCCCTGGCCATGGAGCCGAAGCTGATGCTGTTCGACGAGCCGACCTCGGCGCTCGATCCCGAAACCATTGGCGAGGTGCTCAGCGTGATGAAGCGCCTTGCCGATGAGGGCATGACCATGGTGGTGGTCACGCACGAAATGGATTTCGCCAAGCGCGTCGCCGACTGGGTGGTGGTGTTCGACCGCGGCGGCATTGTCGAGCAGGGGCCGCCGAAGCAGATCTTCGAGGCCGCCCAGGTGCCCCGCACCCGCGAATTCCTCTCGCATCTCGGCTGGCATGGCGAGAGCCTGGACCAGGCCATTCCTCTAACCGCAGCGGATGAGACCACGAAATGA
- a CDS encoding amino acid ABC transporter permease, which translates to MTLDWSVVWDYRWQFLQGAAMTVTLTVLTMLLAIPGGLLLAFMRMSPYRLISMPATAIVEFFRATPLILQIYWTFYVLPVALDIRMSAFTTALVGLTLNISSFNSETFRAGIQSIRKGQWNAAYALGMTKSQVARKIILPQATMRVLPALASTWVSLFKDTSLVSVIAVADLSYVSLQIRAQTYRILEVLTAMAGLYWLMGYPQAKLVDWIYRRFKVHE; encoded by the coding sequence ATGACCCTCGACTGGTCCGTGGTCTGGGACTATCGCTGGCAATTCCTCCAAGGCGCGGCGATGACGGTCACCCTGACCGTGCTGACCATGCTGCTGGCCATCCCCGGCGGCCTGCTGCTGGCCTTCATGCGCATGAGTCCTTACCGACTGATCAGCATGCCGGCCACCGCCATCGTGGAGTTCTTCCGCGCCACGCCCCTGATCCTCCAGATCTACTGGACGTTCTACGTCCTCCCCGTGGCGCTCGACATCCGCATGTCCGCCTTCACCACCGCCCTGGTCGGCCTGACCCTCAATATCTCGTCCTTCAATTCTGAGACGTTCCGGGCCGGCATCCAGTCCATCCGCAAAGGGCAGTGGAACGCCGCCTATGCGCTGGGCATGACCAAGTCCCAGGTCGCGCGGAAGATCATCCTGCCGCAGGCCACCATGCGGGTGCTGCCCGCGCTCGCCAGCACCTGGGTATCCCTGTTCAAGGACACGTCCCTCGTGTCCGTCATCGCGGTCGCCGATCTCTCTTATGTCTCGCTGCAGATCCGCGCTCAGACCTACCGCATTCTCGAAGTGCTCACCGCCATGGCCGGCCTGTACTGGCTGATGGGCTATCCTCAAGCCAAGCTGGTCGACTGGATCTATCGCCGCTTCAAGGTTCACGAATGA
- a CDS encoding amino acid ABC transporter permease yields MMDFDISPITNSWQFLARALGVTILLSVSSILLGLVIGLAVGAARTYGGRVVDSALGLYVDSMRAIPVLAVLVWVYFAFPLLIGHSLNALLAGILGLGLHLGAYVSEVIRAGLGSVRPGQMRAALALGMSPWQAIREIILPQAVIRMLPAFGSLFVIAIKDSAIASVIAVPELLRQSQIVAGQTFRPIEIYTAAMLVYFLLCYPVARGVDAIYRRLAPLGAS; encoded by the coding sequence ATGATGGACTTCGATATCTCGCCGATCACGAACAGCTGGCAGTTCCTTGCGCGCGCCCTCGGCGTCACGATCCTGCTCAGCGTCTCGTCGATTCTCCTTGGGCTGGTGATCGGCCTGGCGGTCGGAGCCGCGCGCACCTACGGCGGCCGGGTCGTCGACAGCGCGCTCGGGCTTTACGTGGATTCAATGCGTGCGATCCCGGTCCTGGCGGTCCTGGTCTGGGTCTATTTTGCCTTTCCGCTGCTGATCGGCCATTCCCTCAACGCGCTGCTCGCGGGCATCCTGGGACTCGGGCTGCATCTCGGCGCCTATGTTTCCGAAGTGATCCGCGCCGGCCTCGGGTCCGTCCGCCCGGGGCAGATGCGCGCCGCCCTGGCGCTCGGCATGTCACCCTGGCAGGCAATCCGCGAGATCATCCTGCCCCAGGCGGTCATCCGTATGCTGCCGGCCTTCGGGTCGCTTTTTGTCATCGCCATCAAGGACAGCGCCATCGCCTCGGTGATCGCCGTTCCCGAGCTCCTGCGGCAATCTCAGATCGTGGCAGGCCAGACGTTCCGGCCGATCGAGATCTACACCGCGGCCATGCTGGTCTATTTCCTGCTCTGCTATCCCGTGGCACGCGGGGTGGACGCGATCTATCGCCGGCTCGCGCCGCTGGGGGCCTCATGA
- a CDS encoding substrate-binding periplasmic protein, whose translation MAMTRWMKGLGALMVIAGLAGSPAWADPTDVPAPGQSKKIDAIKERGTLRVAAIGEFPWLPENTTGSGEQYSGPAWLLAKEYAKRLGVELQVVPVSHETKVPILATGEADISIAPLAVTPAREKVVDFIVYSRSSLCFVGLADNPKIKDAKTVDDLDKKGLVYAFFTGTPPETWAPTRFENVEFRAVAGSGANAPIEEILSKRADFTSVDNVAWPKLNASVKGLMVVPLGDDCLKSNEMATGVGLAVGKSDPKFRDWLQAVHDSIKDQVEAEEIKLLKAGS comes from the coding sequence ATGGCCATGACGCGGTGGATGAAGGGGCTCGGGGCGCTGATGGTGATTGCGGGTTTGGCAGGCAGCCCCGCATGGGCTGACCCGACCGATGTGCCCGCCCCGGGGCAGAGCAAGAAGATCGACGCGATCAAGGAACGGGGTACCTTGCGGGTCGCCGCCATCGGCGAATTCCCCTGGCTTCCCGAGAATACCACCGGCTCCGGTGAGCAGTATTCGGGGCCGGCTTGGCTTCTCGCCAAGGAATATGCGAAGCGCCTGGGCGTCGAGCTCCAGGTGGTTCCCGTGAGCCACGAGACCAAGGTGCCGATCCTCGCCACCGGCGAGGCGGATATCAGCATCGCACCCCTCGCCGTCACCCCGGCGCGCGAGAAGGTGGTGGACTTCATCGTCTATTCGCGGTCGAGCCTGTGCTTCGTCGGCCTCGCCGACAACCCCAAGATCAAGGATGCCAAGACTGTGGACGACCTCGACAAGAAGGGTCTCGTCTATGCCTTCTTCACCGGAACGCCGCCGGAGACATGGGCGCCGACCCGGTTCGAGAATGTTGAATTCCGGGCTGTCGCCGGCTCCGGCGCGAATGCGCCCATCGAGGAGATTCTCTCCAAGCGCGCCGATTTCACCTCGGTCGATAATGTGGCCTGGCCCAAGCTGAACGCCTCGGTGAAGGGCCTGATGGTGGTGCCGTTGGGCGACGACTGCCTGAAGAGCAACGAAATGGCGACCGGCGTTGGATTGGCCGTCGGCAAGAGCGATCCCAAGTTCCGTGACTGGCTGCAGGCCGTCCATGACAGCATCAAGGACCAGGTGGAAGCCGAGGAGATCAAGCTGCTGAAGGCGGGCAGCTGA
- a CDS encoding GntR family transcriptional regulator — MTPELAAAGLAKLSTEDGAERDLTVPFLRARSLADQVADAITNAIAQGHIRPGQRLIETELARGLGVSRIPIREAVKMLAAQGIVDTSPHRGTFVVEFDEARIDRICAVRVALERLAGREAAQVYAAEPQRLSRLDAIIDDLSRAAAAGDWIAASRADLAFHREICAASGNDIVAKLWETIARHVLIIFGREVLHERDGTNLARQHRALRDTLASGEVDAIDREIESHIMRLRNMQKEGGT; from the coding sequence ATGACACCGGAACTCGCCGCGGCCGGCCTAGCAAAACTCAGCACGGAGGATGGCGCCGAGAGAGATCTCACCGTGCCCTTCCTGCGGGCGCGGAGCCTTGCGGACCAGGTTGCGGACGCCATCACCAACGCGATCGCGCAGGGCCACATCCGGCCCGGCCAGCGGCTGATCGAGACGGAGCTTGCCAGAGGCCTCGGCGTGAGCCGCATTCCCATCCGCGAGGCGGTGAAGATGCTGGCCGCCCAGGGCATCGTGGACACGTCCCCCCACCGCGGCACGTTCGTGGTGGAGTTCGACGAGGCACGCATCGACAGGATCTGCGCCGTTCGCGTCGCCCTCGAGCGGCTGGCCGGCCGGGAAGCGGCGCAAGTCTATGCGGCGGAGCCCCAGCGCCTGTCGCGGCTCGATGCGATCATCGACGACCTCTCGCGGGCGGCAGCGGCCGGCGATTGGATCGCGGCGAGCCGGGCGGACCTCGCGTTTCACCGCGAAATCTGCGCGGCGTCCGGAAACGACATCGTCGCCAAGCTGTGGGAGACCATCGCGCGGCACGTGCTGATCATCTTCGGCCGCGAGGTTCTGCATGAACGCGACGGAACCAATCTGGCCCGACAGCACCGTGCCCTGCGCGATACCTTGGCCAGCGGTGAGGTCGATGCGATCGATCGCGAGATCGAAAGCCACATCATGCGGCTGCGGAACATGCAGAAAGAAGGCGGGACATGA
- a CDS encoding SDR family NAD(P)-dependent oxidoreductase, whose translation MTGALERFSLTGKVALVIGGSSGIGREIALGFRESGARVVAVGKTKAKVDAVVDALRETDTGSAGHAVDVADLAELRRMVDAVTTEHGRIDILVNSQGTTTLKPAEDFAPGDYCRIMDVNLRSVFFASTEVGRGMLSRGQGSIITIASIASFLGFQNTALYTMSKWGVLGMTQALAAEWAGRGVRVNAIAPGFVMTVLNRDKMGAERKENALRRTPMGRFGKTEDLVGAAVFLASDSSSYVTGETIRVDGGYCAAGL comes from the coding sequence ATGACGGGAGCCCTGGAGCGTTTCTCGCTGACCGGCAAGGTCGCCCTGGTGATCGGCGGCTCGAGCGGCATCGGGCGTGAAATCGCCCTGGGCTTTCGCGAAAGTGGCGCCCGCGTCGTTGCCGTGGGCAAGACCAAGGCCAAGGTCGACGCAGTCGTCGACGCGCTGAGAGAAACCGATACGGGGTCGGCAGGCCACGCGGTCGATGTGGCGGATCTCGCAGAGCTCCGGCGCATGGTCGATGCCGTCACGACGGAACACGGCCGCATCGACATTCTGGTCAATTCGCAGGGCACGACGACACTCAAGCCGGCGGAGGACTTCGCGCCGGGGGACTACTGCCGTATCATGGACGTCAATCTGAGGAGCGTGTTCTTCGCCTCGACGGAGGTGGGCCGTGGCATGCTCTCGCGCGGCCAGGGCTCCATCATCACCATCGCTTCGATCGCCTCGTTCCTGGGTTTCCAGAACACCGCGCTCTATACCATGAGCAAGTGGGGCGTCCTGGGCATGACACAGGCGCTGGCTGCCGAATGGGCGGGGCGCGGCGTACGGGTCAATGCGATCGCGCCCGGCTTCGTCATGACGGTGCTGAACAGGGACAAGATGGGCGCAGAGCGGAAGGAGAATGCATTGCGCCGGACGCCGATGGGCCGCTTCGGCAAAACCGAAGACCTCGTCGGTGCCGCGGTGTTTCTAGCCTCCGACAGCAGCAGCTACGTGACCGGCGAAACCATCAGAGTGGACGGCGGCTATTGCGCTGCCGGCCTGTGA
- a CDS encoding FAD-dependent oxidoreductase: MNEMAPPTGARAADPLFRPLTIKHLTLRNRFMSTSHACGLEEGGMPAERYQRYHEEKARGGLALTMFGGSSNVAPDSPNIFRQLNVGTDTIIPYLQQFSERIHAQGAALMCQITHLGRRGDPYAGDWLPTIGPSPIRETLHRSFPKEMDEHDIARVVQAYAAAALRCKEGGLDGIETLAGGHLIGQFLSPVTNKRTDRFGGSLENRCRFGLMVHHAIRKAVGDDFLLGMRFVVDEGPGGGLSLEECVAAARIFEAEGAVDFFNGIYGRMDTERGLARDNMPGMDSILAPWVKQVGAFKQAVGVPVFHAARIADVASARYAIAEGLLDMVGMTRAQIADPHLVAKLAEGRDNEIRPCVGATHCMSGYRPSCVHNPATGRELKLPHIVPKASSPRRKVVVVGGGPAGLEAARVVAERGHEVVLHEASNALGGQIRIGAQGSWRRDLIGIVDWRASELDRLGVPVHLNSYVEPDDVLAEAPDVVVIATGGVPDLGWLDGAEHCTSAWDVLTGQAPVRDEVVIFDGTGRHTAPQVAERAAREAKSVAFFSIDGSFGAELTYAERVAWKQRIYNLGIPTTFDHRLAKIKPAGNRLVATFVNEVTLAPQEVIADQVIVEHGTVPMDELYQALRAKSANDGVTDMDALLAGAPQPWVLKPEAPFELHRIGDAVASRNIHAAVLDALRLCVVI, translated from the coding sequence ATGAATGAAATGGCACCGCCAACCGGCGCCCGCGCCGCCGACCCCCTGTTCCGGCCGCTCACCATCAAGCACCTCACCTTGCGCAACCGCTTCATGAGCACGAGCCATGCCTGCGGCCTCGAAGAGGGTGGCATGCCGGCCGAGCGGTATCAGCGCTATCACGAGGAAAAGGCGCGCGGCGGCCTGGCGCTCACCATGTTCGGCGGCTCCTCCAACGTCGCACCGGACTCGCCGAATATCTTCCGCCAGCTCAATGTCGGCACCGACACCATCATTCCCTATCTCCAGCAGTTCTCGGAGCGGATCCACGCCCAGGGCGCGGCGTTGATGTGCCAGATCACCCATCTCGGCCGCCGCGGCGATCCCTATGCCGGCGACTGGCTGCCCACCATCGGGCCATCGCCCATCCGCGAGACCCTCCACCGCAGCTTCCCCAAGGAAATGGACGAGCACGACATTGCCCGCGTGGTGCAGGCCTATGCGGCGGCCGCTCTCCGCTGCAAGGAGGGCGGCCTCGACGGCATCGAGACCCTGGCCGGCGGCCATCTCATCGGCCAGTTCCTGTCGCCGGTCACCAACAAGCGCACCGACCGGTTCGGCGGCTCGCTGGAGAACCGCTGCCGCTTCGGGCTCATGGTCCATCATGCGATCCGCAAGGCGGTGGGCGACGATTTCCTCCTCGGCATGCGCTTCGTGGTGGACGAGGGTCCGGGCGGCGGCCTCTCGCTGGAAGAATGCGTCGCGGCCGCCCGTATCTTCGAGGCGGAAGGAGCGGTGGATTTTTTCAATGGCATCTACGGCCGCATGGATACGGAACGCGGGCTGGCGCGCGACAACATGCCGGGTATGGACTCAATCCTGGCGCCATGGGTCAAGCAGGTCGGCGCCTTCAAGCAGGCGGTCGGCGTTCCCGTGTTCCACGCGGCCCGCATTGCTGACGTTGCTTCTGCCCGTTATGCCATTGCCGAAGGCCTGCTCGACATGGTGGGCATGACCCGGGCGCAGATCGCCGATCCCCATCTGGTCGCCAAGCTTGCCGAGGGCCGCGACAACGAGATCCGCCCCTGTGTCGGCGCGACTCACTGCATGTCCGGCTATCGCCCCTCTTGCGTCCATAACCCGGCGACTGGCCGCGAGCTGAAGCTGCCCCATATCGTGCCCAAGGCCTCCAGCCCGCGGCGCAAGGTCGTGGTGGTCGGCGGCGGACCAGCCGGGCTGGAGGCGGCCCGCGTTGTCGCCGAGCGCGGGCATGAGGTCGTGCTGCATGAAGCATCCAATGCCTTGGGTGGCCAGATCCGCATCGGCGCGCAGGGATCCTGGCGGCGGGACCTTATCGGCATTGTCGACTGGCGCGCCTCAGAGCTCGACCGGCTCGGCGTCCCGGTGCATCTCAACAGCTATGTGGAACCCGACGACGTGCTGGCCGAGGCGCCGGATGTGGTCGTCATCGCCACCGGCGGCGTGCCCGATCTCGGTTGGCTGGACGGCGCGGAGCATTGCACCAGCGCCTGGGACGTGCTGACCGGCCAGGCGCCGGTGCGTGACGAGGTGGTGATCTTCGACGGCACCGGCCGCCATACCGCACCGCAAGTGGCTGAGCGCGCAGCTCGGGAGGCCAAGTCCGTCGCCTTCTTCTCGATCGATGGCTCCTTCGGCGCCGAGCTCACCTATGCCGAGCGGGTGGCCTGGAAGCAGCGGATCTACAATCTCGGCATTCCCACCACCTTCGATCACCGCTTGGCCAAGATCAAGCCCGCCGGCAACCGTCTCGTCGCCACCTTCGTGAATGAGGTAACACTCGCACCCCAGGAGGTGATCGCGGATCAGGTCATCGTCGAGCACGGCACCGTCCCGATGGACGAGCTCTACCAAGCCCTACGCGCCAAATCCGCCAATGACGGCGTTACGGACATGGATGCACTGTTGGCCGGCGCGCCGCAGCCATGGGTGCTCAAGCCGGAAGCGCCCTTCGAGCTGCATCGCATCGGCGATGCCGTGGCCAGCCGTAACATCCACGCGGCCGTCCTGGACGCGCTGCGCCTTTGCGTCGTGATTTAA
- a CDS encoding FAD-dependent oxidoreductase — protein MRQPLSSLAGRRFDVAVIGLGVNGASAAQHLAAVGYDVLAVDKGDFASGSSSRSSRLLHCGLRYLAPGASMWEFVRHPGRFAVACRMAKQAMDCRAQFVEATPERVRSLKFCFPFYDDSPYAAWQIDAAFTLLRLLGGQAVPLDYRRLHPEEARRTPLLENLRAPERLRGVAMFREYQFDWPERVVVDTVLDAERLGAVVRNYTPVTALERAGDTWRITLTDGLDNASSPVTVTAAAVLNMAGIWIDQVNGAVHGKQPGRKITGTKGSHIVVRLPPECADYGIATLNRLNEPFYCIPWRGLHYFGPTETLYEGDLDDIHPTEEEFAFLLGEANHLLPSLNLSRNDVLFGWSGVRPLTYNPEQPLGVRSRELHDLGAEGLPNMFAMTAGPVMTHRSAGAEVVKTLRAIITPKRPAQTPSYASPPASALDLDRAIAREYPESLVDLLFRRLGAGWSETMGTEQAEAAARALGAERGWSEARIRQELADYLTQIQHRYLAAPAVVGPERQKRETA, from the coding sequence ATGCGCCAACCCCTGAGCAGTCTCGCCGGACGCCGGTTCGATGTCGCGGTCATCGGCCTGGGCGTGAACGGCGCCAGCGCCGCCCAGCATCTCGCCGCCGTCGGTTATGACGTGCTGGCGGTCGACAAGGGCGATTTCGCGTCCGGCTCCAGCAGCCGCTCCAGCCGCCTGCTCCATTGCGGACTGCGCTATCTCGCGCCGGGCGCATCCATGTGGGAATTCGTGCGCCATCCCGGCCGGTTCGCCGTCGCCTGCCGTATGGCGAAGCAGGCCATGGACTGCCGGGCGCAGTTCGTCGAGGCCACGCCCGAGCGGGTGCGGTCCCTGAAATTCTGCTTCCCCTTTTACGACGACAGCCCCTATGCCGCCTGGCAGATCGATGCGGCCTTCACACTGCTGCGCCTGCTCGGCGGGCAGGCGGTGCCGCTGGATTATCGCCGCCTTCATCCGGAGGAAGCCCGGCGCACGCCGCTGCTCGAAAACCTGCGCGCGCCGGAGCGGCTGCGCGGGGTGGCCATGTTCCGCGAATACCAGTTCGATTGGCCCGAGCGCGTCGTGGTCGACACCGTCCTCGATGCGGAACGCCTCGGCGCTGTTGTCCGCAACTACACGCCCGTGACCGCCCTGGAGCGGGCAGGGGATACGTGGCGCATCACCCTGACCGATGGCCTGGACAATGCGTCCTCGCCCGTGACCGTAACGGCTGCGGCGGTGCTCAACATGGCCGGCATCTGGATCGACCAGGTGAACGGCGCGGTTCACGGCAAGCAGCCCGGCCGCAAGATCACCGGCACCAAGGGCTCCCACATCGTGGTGCGTCTGCCGCCCGAATGCGCCGATTACGGCATTGCCACCCTGAACCGGCTGAACGAGCCCTTTTACTGCATCCCATGGCGGGGCCTGCATTACTTCGGCCCGACCGAGACCCTGTATGAAGGCGATCTCGACGACATTCATCCGACAGAGGAGGAGTTCGCCTTTTTGCTGGGCGAGGCCAATCATCTGCTCCCGTCCCTCAATCTCTCGCGAAACGACGTGCTGTTCGGCTGGTCGGGCGTCAGGCCGCTCACCTATAATCCCGAACAGCCCCTCGGTGTGCGCTCGCGCGAGCTGCACGATCTCGGCGCGGAGGGCTTGCCCAACATGTTCGCCATGACCGCCGGTCCGGTGATGACCCACCGCTCCGCCGGGGCCGAGGTCGTCAAGACGCTTCGGGCCATCATCACCCCAAAACGGCCCGCCCAAACGCCGTCCTATGCCAGCCCGCCCGCATCGGCCCTCGATCTCGATCGCGCGATCGCGCGCGAATATCCGGAATCGTTGGTCGACCTCTTGTTCCGCCGCTTGGGCGCTGGCTGGTCCGAGACCATGGGCACCGAGCAGGCCGAGGCCGCCGCCCGCGCGCTCGGGGCCGAGCGTGGCTGGTCGGAGGCGCGGATCCGCCAGGAACTCGCCGACTATCTCACGCAGATCCAGCACCGCTATCTGGCCGCGCCCGCGGTGGTCGGGCCCGAGCGGCAGAAGCGCGAGACAGCATGA